A region of Dermochelys coriacea isolate rDerCor1 chromosome 1, rDerCor1.pri.v4, whole genome shotgun sequence DNA encodes the following proteins:
- the LOC119850502 gene encoding claudin-34-like: protein MTSLVSTSHLQLAAFAFGTIGWILCTISMGLVEWRVWHVDNTTIISSGIAWVGIWKVCFISYLYVSSDLKEQICHKMNDYETSIPNAIFVAQGLLLIAMVVGALGMASTIFALRSIYMGILYKTQIIRFFLVAGFLYLAAGLCVLIPVSWNFYSVVHNQTISFPPSFYMPSSPVAQEVGAAIPLGIISAILLLMSATFSFSYRFPVMPNAGV from the coding sequence ATGACCTCCCTAGTCAGCACTTCTCACCTCCAACTAGCTGCTTTTGCTTTTGGTACAATAGGCTGGATCTTATGCactatttcaatgggacttgtggaatggagagtatggcatgtggacaacaccaccatcatCTCCTCTGGCATTGCATGGGTGGGAATATGGAAAGTTTGCTTCATCAGTTATCTTTACGTCTCCTCTGACCTTAAAGAACAGATCTGTCATAAAATGAATGACTATGAGACCTCCATCCCCAATGCAATTTTTGTTGCTCAGGGCCTCCTGCTGATTGCCATGGTTGTTGGTGCACTGGGAATGGCTTCCACTATATTTGCTCTGAGGAGTATTTATATGGGAATACTTTACAAAACTCAGATCATCCGTTTTTTTCTAGTGGCTGGATTCTTGTACCTAGCTGCAGGTCTTTGTGTCTTAATTCCAGTGAGCTGGAATTTCTATTCTGTAGTGCACAACCAAACAatctcctttcccccttctttctACATGCCCTCCAGCCCAGTGGCCCAGGAAGTTGGTGCTGCTATTCCTCTTGGGATCATCTCTGCCATCCTGCTGTTGATGAGTGCGACTTTCTCTTTTTCTTACAGATTTCCTGTCATGCCAAATGCTGGGGTATAA
- the LOC119852102 gene encoding LOW QUALITY PROTEIN: claudin-34-like (The sequence of the model RefSeq protein was modified relative to this genomic sequence to represent the inferred CDS: substituted 1 base at 1 genomic stop codon): protein MTSLVTSIHLQIVGLALGMLGWTLCIISMGQVQWRVWHTSNTTIISSGIAXIGIWKVCFNSHGKVSRDLRIMFCHKFRFNGAFIPQEISVAQVLLLAATVLGALGKAFTVFALRNIYVGILLKTQTVSFFLAGGFLKIFTGVCVLIPVTWNCYSVAYNCAIPFPPSFYMPSSPEAQEVGAAIPVGIVSVILLMMSGTFSLSYKHPVMPDVTGAF, encoded by the coding sequence ATGACCTCCCTGGTCACTAGTATTCACCTCCAGATAGTTGGCCTTGCTCTGGGTATGTTAGGCTGGACCCTGTGCATCATCTCAATGGGACAAGTGCAGTGGAGAGTGTGGCATACAAGTAACACCACCATCATCTCCTCTGGCATCGCTTGAATAGGCATCTGGAAAGTTTGTTTTAACAGTCACGGCAAAGTCTCCAGAGACCTTCGAATAATGTTCTGTCACAAATTCCGTTTCAATGGTGCCTTCATTCCCCAGGAAATTTCTGTTGCCCAGGTCCTTTTATTGGCTGCTACAGTCCTGGGGGCACTAGGAAAAGCTTTCACTGTCTTTGCTCTGAGGAATATTTATGTGGGAATTCTTCTCAAAACTCAGACTGTCAGCTTTTTCCTAGCTGGGGGATTCTTGAAAATATTTACGGGTGTCTGTGTCTTAATTCCAGTGACCTGGAATTGTTATTCTGTAGCATACAATTGCGCTATCCCATTTCCTCCTTCTTTCTACATGCCCTCCAGCccagaggcacaggaagttggTGCTGCTATTCCTGTCGGGATCGTGTCTGTCATCCTGCTGATGATGAGTGGGACCTTTTCCCTTTCTTACAAACATCCTGTGATGCCAGATGTTACGGGTGCTTTCTGA